One window from the genome of Leuconostoc suionicum encodes:
- a CDS encoding ABC transporter ATP-binding protein translates to MVQTILKTRDLSIRFGGVTAVDCVNIEAAENELIGLIGPNGAGKTTLFNLLTGVYSPSEGEVLLFDGQQLANVNRQSPAKRARLGVARTFQNIRLFGSRTVLENVMIAMNSSTQAHVFSSLFRLPSFYKNEEQLKNEARKLLSIFDMLEVQDTLATNLPYGQQRRLEIVRALATKPKILFLDEPAAGMNPQETADLTRLIKQVQQEFKMTIILIEHDMNLVMDVSERLYVLEYGKLLASGTPLEIQQNADVIRAYLGENNE, encoded by the coding sequence ATGGTTCAGACAATACTGAAAACGCGTGATTTAAGTATCCGTTTTGGAGGTGTAACTGCTGTTGATTGTGTTAATATTGAAGCTGCCGAAAATGAGTTAATTGGTTTAATTGGGCCAAATGGTGCGGGCAAAACCACATTATTTAATTTGCTGACGGGTGTATATTCACCTAGTGAGGGAGAAGTACTCCTGTTTGATGGGCAGCAGTTAGCTAATGTCAATCGTCAATCTCCCGCAAAGCGTGCTCGATTAGGTGTTGCGCGCACTTTTCAAAATATTCGCTTGTTTGGAAGTCGAACAGTATTAGAGAATGTTATGATTGCTATGAATTCTAGTACTCAGGCACATGTATTCAGTTCATTGTTTCGTTTACCTTCATTTTATAAAAATGAAGAGCAACTAAAAAACGAGGCTCGTAAGCTGTTAAGTATTTTTGATATGCTTGAAGTACAGGATACGTTGGCAACAAACTTACCATATGGGCAACAACGACGTTTAGAAATTGTTCGGGCATTGGCCACAAAACCTAAAATCTTATTTTTAGATGAGCCAGCAGCAGGTATGAATCCACAAGAAACGGCTGACTTAACACGTCTAATTAAACAAGTTCAACAAGAGTTTAAGATGACCATTATTTTAATTGAACACGATATGAATCTTGTTATGGATGTCAGTGAGCGATTATATGTATTAGAGTACGGTAAGTTATTAGCCAGTGGCACACCATTAGAAATACAGCAGAATGCCGATGTAATCCGTGCATATTTGGGAGAAAATAACGAATGA
- a CDS encoding AAA family ATPase, translating to MSLTYQKLLVAVPLILRGGNVPTIVGEAGIGKSALVAEVAKKLDAKLFTTVVSLSEKGDLAIPIPPLNETSFLQTKNYGQLADIKFGYTHTLIQIIEQAEIEPDRTIIWFLDEFNRGSQAVQGELMNLVLQRQINDLVLPDNVKLILAENPDDSMQGFENAEYAVQTSDAAIKDRTTRLVMTVSVRDWLQWAASGKKRPHIHGLVRQFIAENAQLLYPKNRDIDLNPTPRAWQRVSDNLFQLQKLAKEQQDELLFDIVAGDLGDNCATQFVTFVQEKITSLTAEDVFNSTPSGPKLPQIIREKFQSFSEIQKLNVMKTLLLTADMRLDNNAGRFSELLNLIAPDGQYALVKQMTSAPILDDLYASDNHYANVLYQQIMDIATR from the coding sequence ATGAGTTTAACTTATCAAAAATTACTAGTAGCTGTACCTTTAATTTTGCGTGGCGGTAACGTACCAACCATTGTGGGAGAAGCTGGAATTGGAAAATCTGCCCTTGTTGCTGAAGTAGCTAAAAAATTGGATGCGAAACTTTTTACAACAGTAGTTTCACTATCTGAAAAAGGAGATTTAGCAATTCCAATCCCACCTTTGAATGAGACATCATTCTTGCAAACTAAAAATTATGGTCAATTGGCTGATATTAAATTTGGTTATACACACACTTTGATACAAATTATAGAACAAGCTGAAATCGAGCCGGACCGAACCATTATCTGGTTTTTAGATGAATTCAACCGAGGATCACAAGCGGTACAAGGTGAACTAATGAATCTTGTTTTACAGCGACAAATTAATGATCTGGTATTGCCTGATAATGTCAAACTCATTCTCGCAGAAAATCCCGATGATTCAATGCAAGGGTTTGAGAATGCCGAATATGCGGTTCAAACATCTGATGCGGCGATTAAAGATCGAACCACTCGACTGGTCATGACCGTTTCAGTTCGTGATTGGTTGCAGTGGGCCGCATCAGGAAAAAAGCGACCGCACATACACGGCTTGGTCCGCCAATTTATTGCCGAAAATGCCCAATTATTGTACCCAAAAAATCGAGATATTGACTTGAATCCTACCCCGCGTGCGTGGCAGCGCGTATCTGATAATTTATTCCAGTTGCAAAAACTAGCCAAAGAGCAGCAAGATGAATTGTTATTTGATATCGTAGCGGGAGATCTTGGAGACAATTGTGCCACACAATTTGTGACTTTTGTCCAAGAAAAAATAACTAGTCTAACAGCTGAGGACGTCTTTAATTCAACACCAAGTGGTCCAAAATTACCACAGATAATACGTGAAAAATTCCAGAGTTTTTCAGAAATTCAAAAGCTGAACGTGATGAAAACTTTATTATTAACGGCAGATATGAGACTAGATAATAATGCTGGTCGTTTCAGTGAGTTACTCAATTTGATTGCTCCCGATGGACAGTATGCACTGGTAAAACAAATGACGAGCGCGCCAATTTTGGATGATTTATATGCTTCTGATAATCATTACGCCAACGTGTTATATCAACAGATTATGGATATTGCTACACGATGA
- a CDS encoding branched-chain amino acid ABC transporter permease: MTTFIQQLINGLMLGSVYALLALGYTMVYGIIKLINFAHGDVYMLGAYFGYFFIKVLHLNFFIALILAMAVSAIIGVVIEYIAYRPLRHSPRIAVLISALGISFLLENGMTYLYGSDQRSFPQAIKTVQYHFYGIQVSNIQLIIAVTSIVLMLLLTYIVKNTKMGRAMRAVSADPDAASLMGININHTISFTFAIGSALAAAGGVLIGLYYNSIDPLMGMTPGLKAFVAAVLGGIGIIPGAAVGGWLIGVLETMVQATAFSDYKDAIVYAMLIVILLIKPTGILGKNKREKV, translated from the coding sequence ATGACTACTTTCATTCAACAATTAATCAATGGTCTTATGCTAGGCAGTGTCTATGCGCTACTAGCTTTAGGCTATACAATGGTCTACGGTATTATTAAATTAATCAATTTTGCACATGGTGATGTATACATGCTCGGTGCGTATTTTGGCTATTTTTTCATTAAGGTTTTACATTTAAATTTCTTTATAGCATTAATTCTCGCAATGGCAGTAAGCGCCATTATTGGTGTGGTCATTGAGTATATTGCCTATCGACCATTGCGTCATTCTCCAAGAATTGCAGTTCTTATCTCCGCTTTAGGCATCTCTTTTTTGTTAGAAAATGGCATGACTTATTTATATGGGTCAGATCAACGTTCATTTCCACAGGCGATTAAGACAGTACAATACCATTTTTATGGTATACAAGTTTCAAATATTCAGTTGATTATTGCTGTAACTTCAATAGTTTTGATGCTGTTATTGACTTACATTGTTAAAAATACAAAAATGGGTCGTGCGATGCGGGCAGTATCTGCAGATCCAGATGCAGCTTCATTAATGGGTATCAACATTAATCACACAATTTCATTTACATTTGCAATTGGGTCAGCATTGGCGGCGGCTGGTGGCGTTTTGATTGGATTATATTATAACAGTATCGACCCATTGATGGGGATGACACCTGGGTTGAAAGCGTTTGTTGCTGCGGTTTTGGGCGGTATAGGCATTATTCCAGGGGCAGCAGTAGGTGGTTGGCTAATCGGTGTATTGGAAACAATGGTTCAAGCGACAGCTTTTTCAGATTACAAAGATGCGATCGTGTATGCAATGTTGATTGTCATATTGCTTATTAAACCAACTGGTATTTTAGGGAAAAACAAGCGGGAGAAAGTTTGA
- a CDS encoding NAD(P)-binding oxidoreductase: protein MTKNILILGANGQIAKIVVDILANTDTKITLTSLHARPEKSIKSLDATKEENLVRALKDIDIVYANIGAEGRQKNAANALVNAMHTAGVKRLIWVATIGIYNEIPTETADIWRNILGTPDNENTYMGDQAAAARRIEESQLDYTIIRPNELTDDNKMQQLNVQADPHEKIIGGPITRTSVAEFIAQLLLNPEQHIAESIAISSTK from the coding sequence ATGACAAAAAACATTTTAATCCTCGGTGCCAACGGTCAAATTGCTAAAATTGTGGTTGACATACTGGCAAATACCGATACAAAAATTACATTAACTTCTCTTCACGCTCGCCCTGAAAAGTCAATCAAATCACTTGATGCCACTAAAGAAGAAAATTTAGTTCGTGCGCTAAAAGACATTGATATTGTTTATGCAAATATTGGTGCAGAAGGTCGACAAAAAAACGCCGCTAATGCCTTAGTTAACGCAATGCACACTGCTGGCGTTAAGCGCTTAATTTGGGTCGCAACAATCGGTATTTACAATGAGATACCTACTGAAACTGCTGACATTTGGCGTAATATTTTGGGTACCCCAGACAATGAAAACACCTACATGGGAGATCAAGCTGCTGCAGCTAGGCGCATCGAAGAATCTCAATTGGACTATACAATCATTCGACCCAACGAACTAACTGATGATAATAAAATGCAACAACTGAATGTCCAAGCTGATCCTCACGAAAAAATTATTGGTGGCCCAATCACTAGAACAAGTGTCGCAGAGTTTATTGCTCAGCTATTATTAAATCCCGAGCAACATATTGCAGAATCCATTGCGATTTCTTCAACTAAATAA
- a CDS encoding branched-chain amino acid ABC transporter permease codes for MDQAHIKYTLSWASLAAMGFILIFVAQMVGLIGHYGITTIVLIGINIIAALGLNLVVGISGQFSLGHAGFMAIGAYATALVMEVVPGIIGFILGMAAGIVVSGVIALIVGIPTLRLRGDYLAIATLGFAEIIRIVIMNLKITNGPAGIFGIEPFVSWQLVYILAVITLIIVVNFVRSMPGRAIIAVRDNEIAAESLGINTTKYKVIAFVTGALFAAMAGSLRASFIQSIAPKDYAFMQSIMILIIIVIGGIGSMSGTVVTAIALGVLDTMLQNFGSLRMVIYAVILIAVMLVRPQGIFGSRELSLKKWLFDEGDGHGSDNTENA; via the coding sequence ATGGATCAAGCGCATATTAAATACACGTTATCATGGGCATCTTTGGCTGCAATGGGGTTCATTTTGATATTTGTAGCTCAAATGGTTGGCCTTATTGGTCATTATGGCATCACAACGATTGTACTGATTGGCATTAATATCATTGCTGCACTAGGCCTTAATCTAGTAGTTGGTATTTCGGGGCAGTTTTCGTTAGGACACGCTGGATTTATGGCTATCGGTGCTTACGCGACAGCATTAGTTATGGAAGTTGTTCCTGGTATCATTGGCTTTATTTTGGGAATGGCTGCAGGTATCGTAGTCAGTGGCGTAATTGCTCTAATTGTTGGTATTCCAACATTGCGTTTACGTGGCGATTATTTGGCTATTGCGACATTAGGATTTGCTGAAATTATTCGAATTGTCATTATGAACTTGAAAATAACTAACGGACCAGCTGGTATTTTTGGCATCGAACCTTTTGTGAGTTGGCAATTAGTTTATATATTAGCAGTTATAACATTGATTATTGTGGTCAACTTTGTTCGTAGTATGCCTGGGCGAGCTATTATTGCCGTTCGTGATAATGAAATTGCTGCCGAATCCTTAGGAATTAATACAACTAAGTATAAGGTAATTGCTTTTGTGACTGGTGCATTATTTGCTGCTATGGCTGGTAGCTTGCGTGCAAGTTTCATTCAATCTATTGCGCCTAAAGACTATGCTTTTATGCAAAGTATTATGATTTTAATCATTATTGTAATCGGTGGGATTGGTTCAATGAGTGGAACAGTTGTGACAGCAATTGCGTTAGGTGTGTTAGACACAATGTTACAAAATTTTGGTTCCTTGCGTATGGTCATCTACGCTGTTATTTTAATTGCTGTGATGCTGGTTAGACCTCAAGGTATTTTTGGTAGTCGAGAACTATCATTAAAGAAATGGTTATTTGATGAAGGAGACGGACATGGTTCAGACAATACTGAAAACGCGTGA
- a CDS encoding ABC transporter ATP-binding protein, which translates to MSVLLTVENLNVSYGAIKAVQDVNFVVNNNEIVSLIGANGAGKTTILRTISGLENPTKGRILFENQNLLTMNSERIVSSGVAQVPEGRRVFSGMTVQENLQLGAFTRSKGINLKDEYALIYDQFPILKERRNQDAATLSGGEQQMLAMGRALMAQPKLLLLDEPSMGLAPLFIEKIFDIIKNVNAQGMTVLVIEQNANQALKIADRGYVLESGKITMTGTGADLLASDDVRKAYLGG; encoded by the coding sequence ATGAGTGTATTACTGACAGTTGAAAATTTAAACGTAAGTTATGGTGCTATTAAAGCGGTACAAGACGTTAACTTTGTGGTGAACAATAACGAAATCGTATCACTAATTGGTGCTAATGGCGCTGGGAAAACTACAATTTTACGTACGATTTCAGGCTTAGAAAACCCCACTAAAGGACGTATTTTATTTGAAAATCAAAACCTATTAACTATGAATTCAGAGCGAATTGTCTCAAGTGGAGTTGCTCAAGTGCCAGAAGGACGGCGCGTGTTTTCTGGCATGACTGTTCAAGAAAACCTACAGTTAGGTGCTTTTACTCGAAGCAAGGGCATTAACTTGAAAGATGAATATGCACTTATTTACGATCAGTTTCCAATTTTAAAGGAAAGACGTAATCAAGATGCGGCGACTTTATCTGGTGGCGAGCAACAAATGCTAGCCATGGGACGCGCATTAATGGCACAACCAAAATTATTATTGTTGGATGAACCTTCCATGGGCTTGGCACCGCTATTTATTGAGAAAATTTTTGATATTATTAAAAATGTTAATGCACAAGGAATGACAGTATTAGTAATCGAACAAAATGCGAATCAAGCGCTAAAAATTGCGGATCGCGGCTATGTTTTGGAAAGTGGAAAAATTACGATGACAGGTACGGGAGCAGATTTACTTGCATCAGATGACGTGCGCAAAGCATACTTAGGCGGTTGA
- the thiE gene encoding thiamine phosphate synthase → MFDSSILVNYFVLGTQDTNGERHFFEVLEEALQSKISVFQYREKGQLALSGSEKLRVAKKVRQLTADYHVPLIIDDDIQLAHEIGAEGVHFGQKDGDIINNIQLAGSLAVGVSVSNDSQYKRIENIEGIDYIGIGPVFPTVSKSDANPEIGLEGLQYLTSKSKWPSVAIGGISEINLPSVLSTGVNGAAVISMISQSANISATLKYWRSLLL, encoded by the coding sequence ATGTTTGATTCGAGCATATTAGTAAATTATTTTGTATTAGGAACTCAGGACACTAACGGAGAGAGACATTTTTTTGAAGTCTTAGAGGAAGCTCTGCAATCGAAAATCAGCGTGTTTCAATATCGAGAAAAAGGTCAACTAGCTTTAAGTGGATCAGAGAAATTACGAGTAGCCAAAAAAGTCCGGCAGCTAACAGCTGACTACCATGTACCATTGATTATTGATGATGATATTCAACTAGCACATGAAATTGGTGCAGAGGGCGTTCATTTTGGGCAAAAAGACGGCGATATCATCAATAATATTCAATTAGCTGGGAGTCTAGCTGTTGGGGTATCGGTGTCTAACGACAGCCAGTATAAAAGAATAGAGAATATTGAAGGGATTGATTATATCGGAATTGGTCCTGTTTTTCCGACGGTAAGCAAATCTGATGCAAATCCAGAGATTGGGCTTGAAGGGTTACAATATTTGACAAGTAAAAGTAAATGGCCAAGTGTGGCAATCGGTGGAATATCGGAAATAAATTTACCATCTGTTTTATCTACGGGTGTCAACGGTGCTGCTGTAATCAGTATGATTAGTCAAAGTGCAAATATAAGCGCTACCTTAAAATATTGGCGTTCTTTACTTTTATAA
- the thiM gene encoding hydroxyethylthiazole kinase yields the protein MNITDVRTKSPLVLTYANFVTPQFVANVVNVVGASPLMSRELAEFKELAGIANAVIINTGTLQKVEINDIIKLSQEAYQLGKPVILDPVAVSVPFRSQAITQFLSSGHVDVIRGNAAEIAWFADIDFASQGIDATGKGDVIEIAQRAAHKTGAVIALSGACDVVSDGQYTQTLDINVEQLSSIVGTGDALSSLIGAFIADGLKVPNVMNAMATFKLAGQKAATKTNRPGSFTNQLLDELFVIDNIDVQNFMEKSVLNHG from the coding sequence ATGAATATTACAGATGTTAGAACGAAATCACCTCTTGTCCTTACTTATGCAAATTTTGTTACACCACAATTTGTAGCTAATGTAGTTAATGTTGTTGGTGCCTCACCGTTAATGAGTCGCGAGCTAGCAGAATTTAAGGAATTAGCCGGAATTGCCAATGCGGTGATTATTAACACGGGTACGCTTCAAAAAGTAGAAATTAACGATATTATTAAACTTTCTCAGGAAGCATACCAATTAGGCAAACCAGTCATATTAGATCCGGTTGCTGTATCAGTTCCATTTAGGTCTCAAGCCATTACACAATTTTTATCATCTGGTCATGTTGATGTTATTCGTGGCAATGCAGCCGAAATTGCTTGGTTTGCCGATATTGATTTTGCCAGTCAGGGTATTGATGCTACTGGAAAAGGTGACGTAATTGAAATTGCACAGCGTGCCGCCCACAAAACAGGTGCAGTGATTGCGCTAAGCGGGGCTTGTGACGTTGTCAGTGATGGTCAATACACACAAACACTTGATATAAATGTGGAACAATTATCTTCTATTGTAGGGACAGGAGATGCCTTATCATCATTAATTGGCGCGTTTATTGCTGATGGGCTAAAGGTTCCTAATGTGATGAATGCAATGGCTACATTCAAACTTGCTGGACAAAAAGCCGCTACAAAAACGAATCGACCAGGTTCTTTTACAAATCAGTTATTAGATGAACTATTTGTTATTGATAATATCGATGTTCAAAATTTTATGGAGAAAAGTGTGCTCAATCATGGTTAA
- the thiD gene encoding bifunctional hydroxymethylpyrimidine kinase/phosphomethylpyrimidine kinase — translation MVNKTPQVLTIAGMDSSGGAGVSADLKTFAAQGVYGANVIVALTAQNTMGVQQVSMTSPSMIHAQLKSVVDDLKISAVKSGMLGDVPTVEAVAEFLQQADFGDYILDPVMVAKGGAHLLSDEAIVAIKSSLIPLATLITPNMPEAEVLSGSNITNHEDVMQSASKIQQLGVENVLLKGGHASGKDVYDYILLADGSHFWLKSSRVDTIRTHGTGDTISAAITARLALGDDMKKAIIYAKAYVDATIREGIDVGHGHGPLNHQARVADRHFPEVLENV, via the coding sequence ATGGTTAATAAAACACCCCAAGTTTTAACAATTGCTGGTATGGATAGTAGTGGTGGCGCTGGAGTTAGCGCTGATTTAAAGACGTTTGCCGCCCAAGGTGTTTATGGCGCTAATGTGATTGTTGCTCTAACAGCACAAAACACAATGGGGGTACAGCAGGTTTCGATGACCTCCCCATCTATGATCCATGCCCAATTAAAATCAGTGGTTGATGACTTAAAAATAAGTGCTGTAAAAAGTGGCATGCTTGGTGATGTGCCCACAGTAGAAGCAGTTGCTGAATTTTTACAACAAGCAGATTTTGGCGACTATATATTAGATCCTGTAATGGTTGCTAAGGGAGGCGCTCACTTATTGAGTGACGAGGCTATAGTTGCTATTAAGTCTAGTTTGATACCGTTGGCAACGCTCATTACGCCTAATATGCCAGAAGCTGAAGTCTTAAGTGGGTCAAACATTACTAACCATGAAGATGTGATGCAATCAGCTTCAAAGATACAACAATTAGGAGTTGAAAACGTACTATTAAAAGGTGGGCATGCCTCTGGAAAAGATGTTTATGACTATATTCTATTGGCTGATGGTAGTCATTTTTGGCTTAAAAGTTCACGGGTAGATACAATTAGAACGCACGGTACAGGGGATACAATTTCTGCGGCAATTACAGCACGTTTAGCTTTGGGAGATGATATGAAAAAGGCTATTATTTATGCAAAAGCTTATGTTGATGCTACCATTCGTGAGGGTATTGATGTTGGGCATGGGCATGGACCACTTAATCACCAGGCAAGAGTGGCTGACAGGCATTTTCCAGAGGTGCTAGAAAATGTTTGA
- a CDS encoding ABC transporter substrate-binding protein, with protein MKKIVIVGAAFIVAIVAIVAFGIVNKSSKASTSNVIKIGGVFDTSGDASSYGKAEQDGANFAIKQINANGGVKVNGKSYKFKIINKDAKTDNTETASVTSSLINKEKVSAIVGPVITSGVQAAVPVATQGKTPMISPTAGADNITLQKNGNVQPYVFRAQYKNSFMGTKMAQFATETLKAKNIVIFQDNSSDYGTGITSAFKKAFKGNVVDVESYQEGTKDFQAVLTKIKDKKFDAIAINGYYTEGGAILKQMRDMGIDVPVIGPDGIGDPKTAEIAGNKNTSNVYYAAHFSVDAPATKVSAPFAKAYKKAYGKYPSQFTALAYDSVRMIKAAIENENSTSKSAITKGLANLKNFDGVTGKMSIDKDHNPVKSMVMVGMTDGKESSAVVVK; from the coding sequence ATGAAAAAAATTGTAATTGTCGGCGCTGCGTTTATTGTTGCTATTGTTGCTATCGTTGCATTTGGGATAGTCAATAAGTCTAGCAAAGCATCAACATCAAATGTAATCAAAATCGGGGGTGTCTTTGATACATCCGGTGACGCTTCCTCATATGGAAAGGCTGAGCAAGATGGTGCTAACTTTGCTATAAAGCAAATTAATGCTAATGGTGGTGTTAAAGTTAACGGAAAAAGCTATAAGTTTAAAATCATTAACAAAGATGCTAAGACGGACAATACTGAAACCGCTTCGGTAACAAGTAGTTTGATTAACAAAGAAAAAGTCAGTGCTATCGTTGGTCCCGTGATTACCTCTGGTGTTCAAGCAGCAGTGCCAGTGGCAACTCAAGGTAAGACGCCGATGATTTCACCAACTGCTGGTGCAGACAACATTACTTTGCAAAAGAATGGGAATGTTCAACCTTACGTATTCCGCGCACAATACAAAAATTCTTTTATGGGTACAAAGATGGCACAATTTGCCACAGAGACTTTAAAAGCTAAAAATATTGTGATTTTCCAGGACAATTCTTCCGATTATGGTACTGGTATCACATCTGCATTTAAAAAAGCCTTTAAGGGTAACGTCGTAGATGTTGAATCTTATCAAGAAGGCACGAAAGATTTTCAAGCAGTTTTGACAAAAATTAAGGATAAAAAGTTTGACGCAATTGCAATCAACGGCTACTACACTGAGGGTGGTGCAATTTTGAAGCAAATGCGTGATATGGGAATTGATGTGCCGGTTATTGGACCAGATGGCATTGGTGATCCTAAAACGGCTGAAATTGCGGGAAACAAAAATACAAGTAATGTTTATTACGCGGCACATTTCTCAGTTGATGCACCAGCTACTAAGGTTTCAGCACCATTCGCCAAAGCTTATAAAAAGGCTTATGGCAAGTATCCATCACAATTTACAGCTTTAGCTTATGATTCAGTTCGCATGATAAAAGCAGCTATTGAAAATGAAAATTCAACCAGCAAATCGGCAATTACTAAGGGATTGGCTAACTTGAAAAATTTTGATGGTGTAACTGGTAAGATGTCAATTGACAAAGACCACAATCCTGTCAAATCAATGGTTATGGTCGGCATGACTGATGGTAAAGAGTCATCTGCCGTAGTTGTTAAGTGA
- a CDS encoding vWA domain-containing protein, whose translation MKSENDKLIIDGIKTLLDVSPLYGNIVMNLVREVNPQAANPLALKWQGHHWYLVVNPNLLTARFTSHNQVAAALAHEALHVIWQHPTRYAQERKHNQMVDIGTDLAVNQYLPSDLGELPGAISFQTINELYHIKLPHNQDSSTYISLLSEVDQKNSQAKKKTLPKHTEWKSASNAIEEAESALKNVIKKANDDTRYAGRGNVSGAVLQQISEVVVPKRNWKSILRTGISQAPNKKKDSRARFNRRQAYRLDLPGEISRYDTEIAVFIDNSASISNQQASEFLANAMQITKQFDINVHFFSFDTKVHQIKNIKTWERHAGGGTTFQSIFDALIALKFFPLQTLVVIFTDGDGEKELIQTKFKHVYWLLPEGQTLSLPSPFGKVITL comes from the coding sequence ATGAAATCAGAGAATGACAAGCTAATTATTGATGGTATTAAAACATTGCTCGATGTATCACCCCTCTACGGTAATATTGTGATGAACTTAGTCCGAGAGGTGAATCCACAGGCTGCTAATCCATTAGCGTTAAAATGGCAAGGACACCACTGGTACTTGGTGGTTAACCCTAATTTATTAACGGCTCGTTTTACATCACACAACCAGGTTGCTGCTGCATTAGCTCATGAGGCTTTGCATGTTATTTGGCAGCATCCGACTCGTTATGCGCAAGAACGAAAACATAATCAAATGGTTGATATAGGTACTGACTTAGCGGTCAACCAATACTTACCAAGTGATTTGGGTGAATTACCTGGTGCAATATCGTTTCAAACTATCAATGAACTCTATCACATTAAATTACCACACAATCAGGATTCATCGACCTATATTTCTTTATTGTCAGAAGTTGATCAAAAAAATTCACAGGCGAAAAAGAAGACTTTGCCAAAACATACGGAATGGAAAAGCGCAAGTAATGCAATAGAAGAAGCTGAGTCTGCATTGAAGAACGTGATAAAAAAAGCCAACGACGATACGAGATACGCTGGACGTGGTAATGTATCGGGTGCTGTTTTGCAACAAATTAGTGAGGTTGTCGTACCGAAGCGCAACTGGAAAAGCATTTTGCGAACTGGTATCAGTCAAGCACCAAATAAAAAGAAAGATTCACGAGCTAGGTTTAATCGCCGACAGGCATATCGACTTGATCTACCAGGAGAAATTAGTCGTTATGATACGGAAATTGCTGTTTTCATTGATAATTCTGCATCAATATCTAATCAACAGGCAAGTGAGTTTTTAGCCAATGCCATGCAGATAACAAAACAATTTGATATTAACGTGCATTTCTTTTCGTTTGACACGAAAGTGCATCAAATTAAAAATATAAAAACGTGGGAACGCCACGCCGGTGGTGGAACAACTTTTCAAAGCATATTCGATGCATTAATTGCTTTAAAATTTTTTCCCCTGCAAACACTGGTAGTTATTTTTACGGATGGTGATGGTGAAAAAGAGTTGATTCAAACCAAATTTAAACATGTGTATTGGTTACTACCAGAGGGGCAAACATTAAGCCTACCATCACCATTTGGAAAGGTTATTACGCTATGA